One segment of Vicia villosa cultivar HV-30 ecotype Madison, WI unplaced genomic scaffold, Vvil1.0 ctg.003546F_1_1, whole genome shotgun sequence DNA contains the following:
- the LOC131641174 gene encoding protein DETOXIFICATION 29 — protein MESDRETHPLLTPLNNSQQDQTNTTAVFTVKSDDIPPITGAGIFAREFLNESKKLWYLAGPAIFTAISQYSLGAVTQVFAGQVGTLQLAAVSIENSVIAGFCLGITLGMGSALETLCGQAFGAGKLDMLGIYMQRSWLILNATAIILTLLYIFAEPLLKLIGQTTAISEAAGLFTLWMIPQLFAYAMNFPVQKFLQAQSKIMAMAWISAVALVGHTILSWFLMLHLGWGLVGAAVVLNSSWWFIVVAQIVYVLSGACGEAWSGFSFQAFQNLWGFVRLSLASAVMLCLEVWYFMALILFAGYLENAEVSVDALSICSNILGWTVMASFGMNAAVSVRVSNELGACHPRAAKFSLTVAVISSFLIGLILSLILIIFREQYPILFSNDPDVRKAVIELTPMLALCIVINNIQPVLSGVAIGAGWQASVAYVNIACYYIFGIPLGLFFGFFLNFGVLGIWSGMLSGTVLQTLVLFYMVYRTDWNNEASLAEERISKWGGLKDLKINDNGENHQTK, from the exons ATGGAGAGTGATAGAGAAACGCACCCTCTCCTCACACCGTTGAACAACTCACAGCAAGATCAAACCAACACTACTGCAGTTTTCACCGTCAAATCCGATGATATTCCTCCGATCACCGGCGCCGGTATCTTCGCCAGAGAGTTCCTCAATGAGTCCAAGAAACTCTGGTACCTTGCCGGTCCTGCGATCTTCACCGCCATCTCTCAATACTCCCTCGGCGCTGTTACTCAAGTCTTCGCCGGTCAAGTCGGTACTCTCCAACTCGCCGCCGTCTCTATTGAAAACTCTGTCATCGCCGGTTTCTGCTTAGGCATCACG TTAGGGATGGGAAGCGCGTTAGAGACGCTATGTGGACAAGCTTTTGGAGCAGGAAAACTTGATATGTTAGGAATATACATGCAAAGATCGTGGCTAATTCTAAACGCAACAGCGATTATTTTAACTCTTCTGTACATTTTCGCTGAGCCTCTTTTAAAACTTATAGGCCAAACAACGGCGATATCAGAGGCTGCAGGACTTTTCACGTTATGGATGATTCCTCAGCTTTTCGCTTACGCGATGAACTTTCCGGTTCAGAagtttttgcaggcgcagagtaaGATAATGGCGATGGCGTGGATTTCTGCGGTGGCGTTGGTGGGACATACGATTTTGAGTTGGTTTCTTATGTTGCATTTGGGATGGGGACTGGTGGGAGCTGCGGTGGTGCTTAATTCTTCTTGGTGGTTTATTGTGGTGGCGCAAATTGTTTATGTTTTGAGTGGTGCCTGTGGCGAAGCGTGGAGTGGTTTTTCTTTTCAAGCTTTTCAGAATCTTTGGGGCTTTGTTCGTCTCTCGCTTGCCTCTGCTGTTATGTTATG TCTTGAAGTGTGGTATTTTATGGCATTGATACTATTTGCTGGCTATTTGGAGAATGCAGAGGTTTCAGTTGATGCATTGTCTATATG CTCAAATATATTGGGGTGGACTGTCATGGCATCCTTTGGAATGAACGCCGCCGTAAG TGTGAGAGTATCAAATGAATTGGGAGCATGTCATCCAAGAGCAGCAAAATTCTCACTTACAGTTGCTGTGATTTCTTCATTTCTCATTGGTCTTATTCTCTCATTGATCTTGATAATCTTCCGGGAACAGTATCCTATACTATTTTCTAATGATCCAGACGTGAGAAAGGCAGTGATTGAGCTAACACCAATGTTGGCATTATGCATTGTCATCAACAACATTCAACCTGTTCTTTCAGGAGTTGCTATTGGTGCTGGGTGGCAAGCTTCTGTTgcttatgtaaatattgcttgtTACTATATCTTTGGTATTCCTTTGGGACTCTTTTTTGGGTTCTTTCTTAACTTTGGTGTCTTG GGGATCTGGTCTGGAATGTTATCAGGGACAGTTCTACAAACTCTTGTCTTGTTCTACATGGTCTATAGAACTGACTGGAATAATGAG GCATCACTTGCAGAAGAAAGGATAAGCAAGTGGGGCGGGCTTAAAGATTTGAAGATCAACGATAATGGCGAGaatcatcaaacaaaataa